Genomic DNA from Solanum dulcamara chromosome 4, daSolDulc1.2, whole genome shotgun sequence:
tatatatatttcttttagggtgtgtttggtatgatgAATGATAATTCCGTACATTTTTAATGTATAATAACCTCAAGTTAAGAAATGAGTATCGATATTGCGTTGCAACGCTTTAGTACTTTGATCCTTACCGTTGAACCACCCAAAGGTTTttgtaaattaaattttattcatatttactAGATTTTCAGGATGTACGCAAAAGCTACTCAGTTAGTCCGAACTTTCATAAGGCATTGTATCTCCGCCCCTTTGTCAGTATGGCTAAACTAACTAACAATATATCTAGTATAATCTGACAAATAGGATCTAAAGGTAGTGTTTACAACATTATCGTAACTTTGAGATGGTAAAAAGTCTGAAATTTTCAATAAACTCTCgactcaaataaaatatatatgattaaaCTAACTACTAAGTAATTTAATTACTTACCtcattcatcaaatccataagaGTAGAATTGTAAAATTTCAGGAGACGTACGCAACTTAAAAATGGTGTAATAAGCACCATCATTCCTCCAGGAACAATCTCCTCAGCTCTTGCATTGAAGAACATTTCCATATCCTTTTCAAATTGAGCAACATAAGCATTCACTACTTCAATATTTGATGTATCTATATAATGAATCAATCCCTTATTCCATGCTGGAGATTTTTCATCAAACAACTCTTTTGGAATCTTAGATAACCAATGTATAGCACAAGAAGAATGAGCAAAATGTATCGATCGCGATGGAAATAATCTACCATGAAAAGATCCTGGAACTCCGGATACATAGTAGGATCGATCGATGGGTAGTGATCGAAAGAGGGTGTTGAAATCGTTGTCCACATGATCGCtgaaaaatacttgaaattcaagAATAATATTATGgtatttttcctttaaaacATCTACAACATGTTGCATTGCACAAAAAGTGTTTGGTCCAATTGAACATCCCAACTCTAGAATACGAAATGTGTGTGAAGAAGATAACATGATTTCAACGTCAAGTTTTTCAATAATTGCATCTCTCACTATCTCCTTTGCACCATCTATCACTTCTTTCTGTATGTAATTATAACAGTAAAGTCACATTGATAGATAAATTTTGTTAAtcaagtagttttttttttcgtatttaaataattcaaattcaagaaattaaatcaaattaaagtaaaGTAATACCTGTATGTTGGAGTTTTCGAAGTAGCTATAAGCACTATCACCATCATTCATGGGGAATGATGTTGTCATTATGTCtaatattcttcttcttattatttttcaacttgTCTTTTTCTTCTAGTAATTAGCTTTTGCACTTTATAAATAGTGActgattcaaaatttaaaattacagAATTTAAATTGAAGATATTGAATTTCATACTTATATATCTGTTTATTTGACTATGTATATTTCATACTTTTTGCACGAGTCCCAATAAGATCCGCTTTTATTGAGCGAACTCAAAGGGCAATCAAGTAAAGCAATTGCTTTAGGCTTCCGAAAAATTAAAGGCCCCAaatttataatctcttttttttttttgcaatgtGAAGAAGGTTATTCAGATAAATAATCCtagttttattaaataaatatgcaatatatgaaaaaataaataatttgatggCGACTTAGacaattgaaacatcataatcTCTTGTGAAATCTTTTCGAGTTGATTATTTCTTATAAAGAGCAGATTAAGCATATTTTACTTTAAATAGATTTGAATTATctaatgaatgaaattatccttCGTCTACTTAAAGCAgttcggtgcactaaagctttcGCTATGTGCggggttcggggaagggcctAACCACAAGATCTATTGTACCCAGCCttatcttgcatttctgccagaggttATTTTCAAGGATTGAACCCGTGACATCCTGATCACATGACAGCAACTTAGTGTTACAAAATTGAGATTATTAgattataaaaatttataaaaattgtgGCTTAATTCATAGACAGTCTTCTAAAGTTGTCCATTAGCTTCACTTTCAGTTTTCAATTAAAGGATAGTTTCAGTTTGACAATTCAATCTTTACAAATAagtatttattaaatatgtaaCGTTGACGTGACCCAAAAAACTAATATGCACTTGCTATTAGGTGCGTGAATCATGTTATAAAGTTtacttttattaataatattacaTAGAGACACTTTCCCCTTCAAGGTTTAACTGACTATTTTTAAATCGTGATGGCATTTCTATTCCATTgctttatcttttctttttactaTATAGTATGTTTATAGTTTGGAATGTATTTCCTATTGTTTTATATTCTAAACTTTCGTTGTTGGGATATTTTCATTTATCTATATTTGATATTTGAGACATAGTTGGACatttatcaatattttgatacttGACATAATTGGAATGTCACATCATTCCAATTTATTTACGCTTCAAAGAAACAAATAATTGACATGCTTTCttgtaatttattttcatcCATGCTGAAATTTTCTCACTTTTGAGAATAGTCCTTGTAAAAGCTTCTTCAGCTATTTTACTCccaaaatgattgatgaaaagTCCTTCTAAAACAACCCTTAGGTTTATCATTAAAGATTTTGCATCAGCCTCATCCACAAGCTTTGATTTTGGATATGTTAACTCTATTCTCTCAATGCTAAAACAACCATTTCTCTCCACCACTTTAGTCATGTCTTCAGGAGAGGGAAAATAAATTGGCATATTGAATGAGTTAACTAAAGATTCATCCAGCTTTCCCTGtagcaaaaagaaagaaacctCAGTTATTACAAATGTATGGCTATAGTTGACTAACTACTTCATTCACTTTAATCTGTTGttctgattttgatttgatacgaagtttaagaaaataaataagatttttgaatttttatctgatttatttattttgatttggcacgaagtttaagaaaataaataagacttttgaatcttgtggtcttaaattaaagatatgttgaCAGTTCGAGaatgttatttaatttaattttgtgatCTTAAAAGTGTTACGTGGAAAGTTAAAATTAACGAGTTAATTAACAAAAAGGAAAgagtcattttttttaaacatactaaaaagaaaaataagataagCAAATTAAAATGTGTTGGGTAATGCCAACGTCCTGGCTATGACAAGGCCCACGAAGGCTAGGATGGATCGAGTCGGAGTCATGATCGAACAAGACGCTTGCGTGGTGAACTTAGTCAAGAAATAAAGTTGCACCTTTGTCATCAACTAAGATTTTCGACATAATGATAAGCGATTGATCCTAACAAAATGAATGAAGTACTGAATAATTTAATTACTTACCTCATTCACCAAATCCACTAGACTAGAACCAAAACACTTCAAGAGACGTTCACTTAATTGTGGTGAAATTAGCACCATCATTCCACCATGAGTTTCCTCAGCTCTTCATAACTCGAtacttgataatttttttgactAGACTTTACTTCGTCCTTTCAATATTCTCGCTCTTTGTCCAGTCCAGGTTTCAATTCCACTTTTACCTCTTTATATTGTTACTATGTACCTTCTTAAAGGTCCATTTTTACTTCAcctcaatttttaaaataactctTCACTTGTTCaatcttattctttttcttgCCGCCTCTGTCAACATTTTCCTCATTCACTAATAccgacaatttttttttatgactaATGGTGTTGTCAAGTCACTCCACCTTATTCTGGCATAACTTCAGAACTGCATTTAGGTTGATCCTCGAGCAATTCGAGACATGTTGacaactcaaaaataaaagttCAGTCATAATTTTTCGCAATTTTCTTATCTCCAtatattcataaacttcatttcaacgtTGATAGTCAGGACAAAATTGGCTATTACGTCAATTTTTTtgcccaaaaactctttcatctTCTCCGATCAAAGAGGGACAActgttgacatccaattttgatCCTCTAAAacgtaatttttttaaaataataataataataataataataatatatatatatatatatataataataataaataaataataataaaaaaaataaaaatgaaatatatatatatatatatatatatatatatatatatatatatataaaataattcttgaatagtaagatatatatattttttatttttattttttatcattattcgaAAATTGtctcaaaagatttttattaactaaatattttttaattagtttggcttaattaatagactcatatttcaagattaattagtttaaacttaagttaattaatttactttatcaaaattaagaagtttgttaattaattagtgttAATTCATCCTATTTAAATTCTAGCCGACCTCactacttatttttatttagacgttttttttactcttttttttatcCTTGTAATCATTTTTATAACCATTTTTTAATACACCCAACCACCctatacattattatatttcTTACCCAATACTACTAACTTTATTTCCATCCCCCTTTTTTCAGACACCCCACGTGTGCCACTCCCCATATCCCTATAATAATCTATATTcatccaatatatatattaatctaCTCTGACGCGTGCCCTCCGTATCCCAACACTATTACTACATTTCCGCCCATCCCttcttattaaataaataaataaataaaaataatatatttatatttccaCCCATCCCTTcctattaaataataataataataataataataaaaataatatatttatatttccGCCCATCCCTtcttattgaaaaaaataataaaaaaataatatattgataTTTCCTCCCATCCcttcttattaaaaaataataataataaataaataaaataaataataataatatataatccgcccatccctatatatatatatatatatatatatatatatatattcatccgCCATAAcctattcaaaaaataataatataataatacttatttcacattattttattcatccgcccattccgtattattttattcatccgcccattctgcattattttattcatccgtccattccgcattattttattcattcacccattccgcattattttattcatccgtccatttcgtattattttattcatccacccattccgcattattttattcatccgccCATctcgtattattttattattttgtataattcttttttaaaaaaaataagtaaataaaattggAGGTTGGCGATGGAAAATTACAAGATAGGAAACTGAATCTTTATCAAACTAATAAGATAAAAATTCAAATGACCAACAAGTTGAATTACTAAGATTTCCAACATATACTTGATTTCTTTTTCTTGATGCACACTTACCTTACTTATAGAATAGGGGGAATGGATTTTGTCGATGGTATGCCTGAGATGACAGTCTTTCTCCTTGGCTTGTACTCGAGATCTGATGTTCGAAATCAGGAGTAGTGAAAGTAGACGACTAGCTGGTTTCGCGTTCAAAGGACGCGGTTGAATGTTCATTCGATCCAACACCCCGTTTTGTCTCAATCAATCTTCAATGCCTCAACTGGATAAATTCACTCATTTCGCACAATTCTTCTGGTCATGGGTGACAGAGGGAATTCGTTTCTTATTTCTGCCCTACTTACCTGGATATTGGTGAAAGAGGGAATATTGGCTATAGGGAGAGGCTATAGGGGAGATTTGCTTCTAGCTCTGGTCTTAGGTGATAAAGGGAGAATGTTGTAAAGGAGTTAGgagtttgtcatcatcaaaaaagGGGAATTGATAATGCTCAGTGTtagttgattttgatgatttaataAACTCAGGGACTGGTAAAGGACCTGGTCCCTTTGAGGACACATTGTTGATAACGACAACAGACAAATAGTACAAAACAGATCCTGCTAAGTCTGCTAGTCTATGTATACGCAGTCGAGTCCTTGTGAAGAGGAACAATCGTCAACCCAATACAAATCGTCCAACGCAATGTATatcattgatatatatatatatatatatatatatatatatatatatatatatacattctttACAACCATTCTCATTTggctttttggaaaaattgaaagaaaaaatccaTTGTACCTCATGCTCTTAATAATCTGAAGCTTGCTCTTGAAGAAGACCAAGGGCCAGATAAAGTTATCAGTCACTTTGTTCTTGCTTTAGAGTTGTAATTTCTGGGTCTTAAACTTGTAAGGTCTATTCCTAATCTATAAAGGAAATTAGATTTGTTCATTGTTTTGGTCATAACTAGAGTTAGTTATTGAGACTACTTGAAGTATAAATCAGCTAGGAGTCTAGTGATTTAGGAAGCAGTAAAGTTATTGCTCTAGTCTGTAACAGAGTTATTACAAGGAGAGGAAAGGGATTGTGAGTGCAATTCCTAGATTGCAAGAGCTTGTAATCTGAATCTTTGGGTCAGTTGTTTAGTGAAGTTTTGAGCTGAAATCCTGTGGGACAGGTTGTGATTTTTCTTCCTTGAACAAGGAGTTTCCAAGTATAAACTTGAATCTGATTTTACCTTTCTGTTCTTTATATTTCTGTACTGATTTCTGATAAGGGACCCGATCCCGATTATTTTGGTGGATGCGTACATTCTAACAGTTTTTATAACAATTACTTTCACCAAAAgaaattttgttgaaattaataattttttaccttAGATTAACAATGTCAAGAGAGACGATTAAATGAAGTGCCTATATAATcgttgaaaataatttattagaaATTAATCGATTGTGGACTATTTACATATAAGTGGATCggattttattgtatttttggTTCTTATCAATTCGCTTGGTTCACATACTctttcatttcaatttatgtggcacgtctgatttgatataaaatttaagaaaaaaaaatacttttaaaatttataatttaaaacaaaccTTAAGGGAAAAggagaattttaaaatttaattatttttaattattgaaaGATAGCATTCTCTTTTGAACAAACTAAAAACAAAAGGATATAAATTGGAATAGAAAATGTCAATAATAGATTACCTAGAGAAATCGGTAAAAGAAATTTTCGTCCAAAATGTAATAGTTGGTCCACTCTCACCCTCGATAAAGTTCATCTTGTTGCAATAGGAATGAATAAAAACAAATAAGTTTTGACTAATATGATAAAGATACCAACTAGTGTTTCAAAGACTTTAccccttttatttatttcaaataactCAAAAACAAATATGTACGGAATAAAAAAATTCCAACCTCCCAAATAAACAACTGTTACAAATATTAGTTATTAGACACATGAACTATAATGTAGGTTGATTCTTTCTTTTGGTAGCGCCCTTTAGAGAATATTATCAAGATATATTAAATGTATTGTAGTGCATGTGACCAAGTAAactaaaatcaaattaattattaaaaaatataaaattaaaattaaatcaaatgttattgatttttaaaatgaaacaaatcatatcaaatatcaattttttaatcgatttgattTGCGCTTTGATTCGATTTGATTTTTCTAACATCAACATTGACATCAACAAATCCTTGTTTAAAACAGTCCaaaatccatatatatataagggCACAATATGAGTGAAGAAAACACATTGAGCCAAAATGACAACATCTTTCCCCATGAATGCTGGTAATGGTCCTTACAGCTACTCCAAAAACTCCAATTTGCAGGTATTGATTtcttattttcaacttatatatatCAAACACATTTTcttgaacaatttttttttgtcacgTTAGTGCATAAACATTAAACTATGAATTAACAATTCATCAAGCACCATGTTGGTTAACGCATGTGGCGCATGCTTGATGGTTTTAGTgaaaaaataaagttatatCCGTGCTATTAGAATGGTGATAAGCACTTTTATAGCTTTCAGAATGATGATAAGCAGTTGATCGTAATACATCATAGAtcaatcatcaataaatatttttgtcgTCATACTAAAGTAAGAACTTTTTCATCGACGTGACTTTACTGTTATAATTGCATGCAGAAAGAAATATTAGATGGTACTATGGAGATGATGAGAGATACAATTATTCAAAAgtttaacatcaaaatcatgtTATCTTCTTCAAACACGTTACGTATTACAGAGTTGGGATGTTCTGTTGGACCAAACTCTTTTAGTGCAATGCAACATGTTGTAGAAGCTCTAAAGGACAAGTACTTATACCAAGACCAAGTCATAAATTCCACCAACAATATTCCCGAATTCGAAATATTCTTCAATGATCATGTCACCAATGATTTCAATACCTTCTTTCTATCACTACCTATCGATCGATCCTACTATGCAATTGGAGTTCCAGGATCTTTTCATGGTAGATTATTTCCATCGCGATCAATACATTTTGCTCATTCTTCTTGTTCTATACATTGGTTATCTAAGATTCCAAAAGAGCTGTTAGATGAAAAATCTCCAGCATGGAATAAAGGATTGATTCATTATATCGGTGCATCAAATATTGAAGTAGTGAATGCTTATG
This window encodes:
- the LOC129884424 gene encoding loganic acid O-methyltransferase-like encodes the protein MVLISPQLSERLLKCFGSSLVDLVNEGKLDESLVNSFNMPIYFPSPEDMTKVVERNGCFSIERIELTYPKSKLVDEADAKSLMINLRVVLEGLFINHFGSKIAEEAFTRTILKSEKISAWMKINYKKACQLFVSLKRK
- the LOC129885203 gene encoding loganic acid O-methyltransferase-like, with amino-acid sequence MTTSFPMNAGNGPYSYSKNSNLQKEILDGTMEMMRDTIIQKFNIKIMLSSSNTLRITELGCSVGPNSFSAMQHVVEALKDKYLYQDQVINSTNNIPEFEIFFNDHVTNDFNTFFLSLPIDRSYYAIGVPGSFHGRLFPSRSIHFAHSSCSIHWLSKIPKELLDEKSPAWNKGLIHYIGASNIEVVNAYVAQFEKDMEMFFNARAEEIVPGGMMVLVTPFSGYIRLMGFFGSSLMDLVNEGKLDESQVYSFNLPMYFPSPQDMTKVVEKNGFFSIERMELTYIKSELVDEANAKTLMINLRSSLEGLLINHFGSEIAEEVCARTIHKSEEISTWMKDNYEKPSILFVALKRK
- the LOC129885202 gene encoding loganic acid O-methyltransferase-like, with the protein product MTTSFPMNDGDSAYSYFENSNIQKEVIDGAKEIVRDAIIEKLDVEIMLSSSHTFRILELGCSIGPNTFCAMQHVVDVLKEKYHNIILEFQVFFSDHVDNDFNTLFRSLPIDRSYYVSGVPGSFHGRLFPSRSIHFAHSSCAIHWLSKIPKELFDEKSPAWNKGLIHYIDTSNIEVVNAYVAQFEKDMEMFFNARAEEIVPGGMMVLITPFLSCVRLLKFYNSTLMDLMNEGKLDESLLDSFNLPMYFPSPEDMTKVVEKNGCFSIEKLELIYTKSKLVDEADAKTIIINLRAALEGLFINHFGSKIAEEVFARIILKSEEISAWMKVNCNKSCQLFVALKRK